One segment of Pseudodesulfovibrio sp. 5S69 DNA contains the following:
- a CDS encoding YwbE family protein: MDGTNRKDVKPGQRVNIVLKKDQRTGRLTEGTVATLLTKSPTHPHGIKVRLTDGQVGRVKEILGQEA; encoded by the coding sequence ATGGACGGAACAAACCGCAAGGACGTCAAGCCCGGCCAGCGCGTCAACATCGTGCTCAAGAAGGACCAGCGCACCGGCAGGCTGACCGAGGGCACGGTCGCCACGCTGCTGACCAAGTCGCCCACCCACCCGCACGGCATCAAGGTCCGCCTGACCGACGGCCAGGTCGGGCGGGTCAAGGAAATCCTCGGGCAGGAGGCCTGA
- a CDS encoding FprA family A-type flavoprotein — translation MRPVEIKEGIFWLGAVDWNRRDFHGYSKAHKGTTYNNFLIVDEKVTLIDTVAEEFWGTLQCNLAQVLGDRKIDYVVANHLEPDHSGCLAKVVEKYQPEKIYTSPMGQKAMKAHFKYTDWPVEVTPTGTELSIGKRTLSFLETRMLHWPDSMLTYCPEEKLVFTNDAFGQNWATSERWADQVDRYRLEELMANYYANIVLPYSPVVLKTLATIKEMGLEIETICPDHGLLFRGDDCAWAMEKYQAYAEQKPKNKAVIVYDTMWHSTEKMAEAMACGLADEGVSVRFMCMKNNHHSDVMAEVFDAAAVIVGSPTHNNGILPLMADMLTYMKGLRPQNKIGSAVGSFGWSGECVKILTQWLEDMNMEVVEGIKNQYIPDHEVFDKCYEQGKAIAAAIKAKL, via the coding sequence ATGAGACCTGTTGAAATCAAGGAAGGCATTTTCTGGCTCGGCGCCGTCGACTGGAACCGCCGCGACTTCCACGGCTATTCCAAGGCCCACAAGGGCACTACCTACAACAATTTTCTGATCGTGGACGAGAAGGTGACCCTGATCGACACCGTGGCCGAGGAGTTCTGGGGTACGTTGCAGTGCAACCTCGCCCAGGTGCTCGGCGACCGCAAGATCGACTATGTGGTGGCCAACCACCTCGAGCCCGATCACTCCGGCTGCCTGGCCAAGGTTGTCGAGAAATATCAGCCCGAGAAGATCTACACCTCCCCCATGGGCCAGAAGGCCATGAAGGCCCACTTCAAGTACACGGACTGGCCGGTCGAGGTCACGCCCACCGGCACCGAGCTTTCCATCGGCAAGCGGACCCTCTCCTTCCTTGAGACCCGTATGCTCCATTGGCCCGACTCCATGCTGACTTACTGCCCGGAGGAGAAGCTCGTCTTCACCAACGACGCGTTTGGCCAGAACTGGGCCACGTCCGAGCGTTGGGCCGACCAGGTGGACCGCTACCGCCTGGAAGAGCTCATGGCCAACTACTACGCCAACATCGTGCTGCCGTATTCCCCGGTGGTCCTCAAGACCCTGGCCACCATCAAGGAGATGGGCCTGGAGATCGAGACCATCTGCCCGGACCACGGCCTGCTGTTCCGCGGCGACGACTGCGCCTGGGCCATGGAGAAGTACCAGGCCTACGCCGAGCAGAAGCCCAAGAACAAAGCGGTCATCGTCTACGACACCATGTGGCACTCCACCGAGAAGATGGCCGAGGCCATGGCCTGCGGCCTGGCCGACGAGGGCGTGTCCGTGCGCTTCATGTGCATGAAGAACAACCACCACTCCGACGTCATGGCCGAGGTCTTCGACGCCGCTGCGGTCATCGTCGGCTCGCCGACCCACAACAACGGCATCCTGCCGCTGATGGCGGACATGCTGACCTACATGAAGGGTCTGCGGCCCCAGAACAAGATCGGCTCGGCCGTCGGGTCCTTCGGCTGGTCCGGAGAATGCGTCAAGATCCTGACCCAGTGGCTCGAGGACATGAACATGGAAGTCGTGGAAGGGATCAAGAACCAGTACATCCCGGATCACGAAGTCTTCGACAAATGCTATGAACAGGGCAAGGCTATCGCCGCAGCAATCAAAGCGAAGCTTTGA
- a CDS encoding YaiI/YqxD family protein — translation MALRIWVDADACPNAVKEILFKAAQRRQIPLTLVANTPLRVPPSPLIDTILVGAGFNVADDEIARRVNPGDLVVTADIPLADAIVTQGATGLNPRGELYTEDNVKGLLRMRNLMEELRSADLAPGGPPPLGPKDKQQFTNQLDRFLTKAGK, via the coding sequence ATGGCCCTGCGCATCTGGGTGGACGCCGACGCCTGCCCCAACGCCGTCAAGGAAATCCTGTTCAAGGCCGCCCAGCGCCGCCAAATCCCGCTGACCCTGGTGGCCAACACGCCGCTCCGCGTGCCGCCGTCCCCGCTCATCGACACCATCCTCGTGGGCGCGGGCTTCAACGTGGCCGACGACGAGATCGCCCGCCGGGTCAACCCCGGTGACCTGGTCGTCACCGCCGATATCCCCCTGGCAGACGCCATCGTCACCCAGGGCGCCACCGGCCTCAACCCGCGCGGCGAACTCTACACCGAGGACAACGTCAAGGGCCTGCTGCGCATGCGCAACCTCATGGAGGAACTGCGCTCCGCCGACCTCGCCCCCGGCGGCCCCCCCCCGCTCGGCCCCAAAGACAAACAACAATTCACCAACCAGCTCGACCGCTTCCTGACCAAGGCCGGAAAATAG